The following proteins are encoded in a genomic region of Vulpes vulpes isolate BD-2025 chromosome X, VulVul3, whole genome shotgun sequence:
- the NAA10 gene encoding N-alpha-acetyltransferase 10, giving the protein MNIRNARPEDLMNMQHCNLLCLPENYQMKYYFYHGLSWPQLSYIAEDENGKIVGYVLAKMEEDPDDVPHGHITSLAVKRSHRRLGLAQKLMDQASRAMIENFNAKYVSLHVRKSNRAALHLYSNTLNFQISEVEPKYYADGEDAYAMKRDLTQMADELRRHLELKDKGRHVVLGAIENKVEGRGSSLPSSGDACRDERGLAADDSGGDSKDLSEVSETTESTDVKDSSEASDSAS; this is encoded by the exons ATGAACATCCGCAATGCGAGG CCGGAGGACCTGATGAACATGCAGCACTGCAACCTCCTGTGCCTGCCCGAGAACTACCAGATGAAATACTACTTCTACCACGGCCTCTCCTGGCCCCAG CTCTCTTACATCGCAGAGGATGAGAACGGGAAGATTGTGGGGTACGTGCTGGCCAAAAT GGAAGAGGACCCAGATGACGTGCCCCATGGACATATCACCTCCCTG GCTGTGAAACGTTCCCACCGGCGCCTTGGCCTGGCTCAGAAGCTGATGGACCAGGCCTCCCGAGCCATGATCGAGAACTTCAATGCCAAATACGTCTCCCTGCATGTCAGGAAGAG TAACCGGGCCGCCCTGCACCTCTATTCCAACACCCTCAACTTTCA gatCAGCGAAGTGGAGCCCAAGTACTACGCTGATGGGGAAGACGCGTACGCGATGAAGCGGGACCTCACCCAGATGGCTGACGAG CTGCGAAGGCATCTGGAGCTGAAGGACAAAGGCAGACACGTGGTGCTGGGCGCCATCGAGAACaaggtggagggcaggggcagctCGCTTCCGAGCTCTGGAGACGCCTGTCGTGACGAGAGAGGCCTGGCTGCTGACGATAGCGGGGGCGACAGCAAGGATCTCAGCGAGGTCAGCGAGACCACAGAGAGCACCGACGTCAAGGACAGCTCAGAGGCCTCTGACTCTGCCTCCTAG
- the RENBP gene encoding N-acylglucosamine 2-epimerase, whose amino-acid sequence MSGGLRVWQDMDKEREALQAWKERVEQELDRVVAFWMEHSHDQEHGGFFTCLGRDGQVYDDLKYVWLQGRQVWMYCRLYRKFERFRSPELLDSAKAGGEFLLRFARVAPPGKKCAFVLTRDGQPIKVQRTIFSECFYTMAMNELWRVTGEARYQNEAVGMMDQIVYWVREDPSGLGRPCLPGAPASESMAVPMMLLNLVDQLGEADEELAGTYAELGDWCAQRILQHVQRDGQAVLENVSEDGGELSGCLGRHQNPGHALEAGWFLLRHAIRKGDPELRARVIDKFLLLPFRSGWDPDHGGLFYFQDADGLCPTQLEWAMKLWWPHSEAMIAFLMGYSDSGDPTLLHLFYQVAEYTFRQFRDPEHGEWFGYLTREGKVALTIKGGPFKGCFHVPRCLAMCEEMLGALLGRLAPAPSPGPGCPAAVPARQAAK is encoded by the exons atgaGCGGGGGTCTCCGAGTGTGGCAG GACATGGACAAGGAGCGGGAGGCTCTGCAGGCCTGGAAGGAGCGCGTGGAGCAGGAGCTGGACCGAGTGGTGGCTTTCTGGATGGAGCACTCTCACGACCAGGAGCACGG GGGTTTCTTCACGTGCCTGGGTCGAGACGGGCAGGTGTACGATGACCTCAAGTACGTCTGGCTGCAGGGGAGGCAG GTGTGGATGTACTGTCGCCTGTACCGAAAATTTGAGCGTTTCCGCAGCCCCGAACTTCTGGATTCAGCTAAAGCAG GTGGCGAATTTTTGCTGCGTTTTGCCCGAGTGGCACCTCCTGGCAAGAAGTGCGCCTTTGTGCTGACGCGGGACGGCCAGCCCATCAAGGTGCAGCGAACCATCTTCAGCGAGTGTTTCTACACCATGGCCATGAACGAGCTGTGGAGGGTGACTGGGGAGGCGCGTTACCAG AACGAAGCGGTGGGGATGATGGATCAGATCGTGTACTGGGTGCGGGAGGACCCCTCGGGGCTGGGCCGGCCCTGTCTCCCGGGGGCCCCCGCCTCTGAGTCCATGGCGGTGCCCATGATGCTGCTCAACCTGGTGGACCAGCTCGGGGAGGCGGACGAGGAGCTGGCGGGCACCTACGCGGAGCTGGGGGACTGGTGTGCCCAGAGGATCCTGCAGCATGTCCAG AGGGATGGACAGGCTGTGCTGGAGAACGTGTCAGAGGATGGCGGGGAACTTTCTGGTTGCCTGGGGAGGCACCAGAACCCAG GCCATGCGCTGGAAGCCGGCTGGTTCCTGCTCCGTCACGCCATCAGGAAGGGTGACCCCGAACTTCGAGCCCGTGTTATCGACAAGTTCCTGTTGTTGCCTTTCCGCTCTGGATGGGACCCTGACCACGGAGGCCTCTTCTACTTCCAGGACGCCGATGGCCTCTGCCCAACCCAG CTGGAGTGGGCCATGAAGCTCTGGTGGCCACACAGTGAAGCCATGATTGCCTTCCTCATGGGCTACAGTGACAGCGGGGACCCCACCTTGCTGCACCTCTTCTACCAGGTGGCTGAGTACACCTTCCGCCAG TTTCGCGACCCTGAGCACGGGGAGTGGTTTGGCTACTTGACCCGGGAGGGGAAGGTCGCGCTCACCATCAAAGGGGGTCCTTTCAAAG GCTGCTTCCACGTGCCGAGGTGCCTGGCCATGTGCGAGGAGATGCTGGGCGCTCTGCTGGGCCGTCTCGCCCCGGCcccgagccccggccccggctGCCCCGCCGCCGTCCCCGCCCGTCAAGCCGCGAAATAA